The following is a genomic window from Terriglobales bacterium.
CGCGAGGCCTATCCCGGAGACGTCTTTTATCTCCACTCTCGCCTCCTGGAGCGTGCCGCCAAGTTGAACAACGAGAACGGTGGCGGCTCCCTCACGGCGCTCCCCATTATCGAAACTCAGGCCAATGACGTTTCCGCCTACATTCCAACCAATGTCATCTCCATCACGGATGGCCAGATTTTCCTCGAGACCGATCTCTTCAACTCCGGCGTGCGTCCGGCAGTGAACGTAGGTATCTCCGTGAGTCGCGTGGGCGGCAGCGCGCAGATCAAGGCCATGCGCCAGGTAGCCGGCAGCCTCAAGCTGGAGCTGGCTCAATTCCGTGAATTGCAGGCTTTCTCGATGTTCGCCAGCGATCTCGACAAAGCCACGCAGGCCCAGTTGGCACGCGGCCAACGGCTGGTGGAGGTGCTGAAGCAGAACCAGTTCTCGCCTCTCCCCTTTTCCAAGCAGATTCTCATTATCTACGCCGGTACCAAGGGTTATCTTGATGACCTGGCGGTAGAAGATATCCGCCCATTTGAAAAGCAGCTCTATGAATACGTGGAGACCATGAATCCCGGGTTGCTGAAGACCATCATGGACAAGAAGGTTCTGGATGACACCCTCAAGGCGGAGATGGACAAGCTGATCAAGGAGGCCAAGGAACGCTTTACCAGCGACAGGCAGCCCGCCAAGGCAAGGCAGCCCGTCGCTGCGGCCGCCAGATAGCAAGCACGAAACTCAGTTATGGCAACCATTCTCGATATCCGGCGGCGTATTCGCAGCGTAATCAGCACGCGCCAGATCACCCGCGCCATGAAGATGATCTCCGCTGCACGCCTGCGCAAGGCACAGGACCGGGCGCTCTCGGCGCGCCCCTATGCCCAGATGCTGACCAACGTGCTGCTCTCGCTGGTGGAGCGGGCGGAAATCTACGATCCGGATACCGGAGAGCCACGCCACCTGCTTCTCGCGCAGCGTCCGGAGAAAAACATTCAGCTGGTTATTGTTACCGGAGACAAGGGTCTGGCGGGCGCATTCAACGCCAATATATTGCGCGCGGCCACACAATTCATCCAAGAAAGAGCCCGCAAGAATATCGATCTGGAGACCATTGGTCGCAAGGGACGGGATTTCTTCCGCCGCCGCTATCCTTCGGCCAAAGCTGACGCCCAGGAGCGCGCTGCGCCCACGCAGATCGTGACCGAACTGGTCGGGACGCTTAACAAATTTGAATTTGCGCAGGCGGCTGAACTGGCGCAGGACCTCATCCGCCGCTACTCCAACTGCGAGATCGATTCCGTTTACCTGATTTATAACGAATTCAAATCGGTGATCGCGCAGCGCCTGCTTATCGAGAAGGTGCTTCCCATCCGGCGGGTAGGCTTGCAGGAAATTGAAGCGGCGGAGGAAGTGAGCGAGGAGGAACGCGAGCGCCGCTTGGAAGCTGCCAGATCTGCAGGTGTGCGGGCTGGTCCCGCCGATACTGCGGAGATCGACCGGGAGGCGGCGGAATTTGTACAGACCAAAGTGGATTACATCTACGAGCAGCCGCCGCAGGAGCTGTTTAATGCATTGTTGCCAAGGTATGTCGCCATTCAGATGTTTCGGGCGATGCTGGAGTCGTCGGCAGCCGAGCATGCTGCGCGTATGACAGCCATGGACGCGGCCACCAACAATGCCAGTAAGATGATCGATGCGCTGACACTGCAGATGAACCGCGTGCGCCAGGCGAAAATTACCAAAGAGATCATCGAGATCGTCAGCGGCGCGGCCGCCCTGTAGCGGCGACTGCACTAAAACGGGTGGAGCAGGCCTTTAGGCCTGCATAGAAAAACCGCAGAAGTTTCTAGCTTTTACCGCAGCGGCTATAGCCGGCATTCTTGGCCGCTGTAAAGGCAGGGGCTGAAGCCCTGCTCCACCAAAACGATGTCTGCTAACTTATCGGCAGGCGTTAGGGCGGCACAGCATAACCCGGCACGTAAGTGCCGTGTCACACGACGAATCAATCACGAGTCTCCCCAGGGGCGACACATTTAAAGGTTTCTTATGTCAGAAAATATCGGAAGAGTAATTCAAATTGCCGGACCGGCGGTGGACGTTCAGTTCTCCGAGTCGGCAATGCCGCCCATCTATAACGCCATCCGCGTGGTCAGCGACGGCTTCGAAGTTCCCGTACCCATCAATGTCATCCTGGAAGTGCAGCAGCACCTCGGCGAAGGACGCTTGCGCAGCGTCGCCATGGAGCCCACCGACGGCATGGTGCGCGGCATGAAGGCGATCGACCTGAAGGGCCCGATTTCCGTCCCCGTGGGCAAAGGCACGCTGGGGCGCGTGATGAACGTGATTGGCGATCCCGTGGACGGCCTCGGCCCGATAAAGGCAACCGAGAGACTGCCTATTCATCGCCCGGCGCCGAG
Proteins encoded in this region:
- the atpG gene encoding ATP synthase F1 subunit gamma, which produces MATILDIRRRIRSVISTRQITRAMKMISAARLRKAQDRALSARPYAQMLTNVLLSLVERAEIYDPDTGEPRHLLLAQRPEKNIQLVIVTGDKGLAGAFNANILRAATQFIQERARKNIDLETIGRKGRDFFRRRYPSAKADAQERAAPTQIVTELVGTLNKFEFAQAAELAQDLIRRYSNCEIDSVYLIYNEFKSVIAQRLLIEKVLPIRRVGLQEIEAAEEVSEEERERRLEAARSAGVRAGPADTAEIDREAAEFVQTKVDYIYEQPPQELFNALLPRYVAIQMFRAMLESSAAEHAARMTAMDAATNNASKMIDALTLQMNRVRQAKITKEIIEIVSGAAAL